The genomic stretch CGAACTGCCCCACCGGCGGCAGCTCGGCTATCCGCCGTTCGGTCGCATGGTGCGCATCCTCTGCCGGGCCCGCGAGGCGGACCGCGTGGAGGCCTACGCCGCCGACCTCGGGGCCGCCCTGCGGAGGCTCTGCGCCGACCTGGGCGGCCGCTCGCACGTGCTGGGGCCGGCCGCAGCGCCGGTGGCCCGCATCCGGGGCCGGCATCGCCGCCACCTGCTCCTGAAGTGCCCGGACGCGCGATCGGTCGAGGAACTCCTCACCGAGGCGGCCGCCGTCCTCAAGGGGCCGTCGGGAGTCAAGGTGCTCGTGGACGTGGACCCCGTTTCGATGCTCTGAGCCACCCTTTGGCGGGGCAAAATAGGGTTTGACAAAACGGGGGGGGATGCATTATGATCCGTCGGCGTTTTCGGCGGGGCATGCGTCGCCGGGCCCCGTCCGCACACGGTTGGCTCTTGGAACGACTCGACAGAGAGCGAACATTCTACGTCTGCAGGGAGCATCGAGTCTCTGGGAGGAGGTGATATCGCCGCCGCACGGCCTGATGAGCATTGGGGAAGGACCGTGGAGATGGGAGGAGTTCGCATCTTCCTTTAGGGGAGAGCCAGATGAGCACAAGCGAGCAGGAAGTCCGAGGCCAGATCGCCGAGATGCGAGAGGCGCTTCGCTCGGCTCGTGTATCGGCAAAGATCGGACGAATCGTCGGCTTACTCGGCGTGCTGGTCGGCCTGGGGATTGTGGCACTCTACGTGTGGATGTTCTTCCAGCTCGGGAAGAATGTGGCCCAGCCGACGGAACTGCGCGCGGAGCTGGACAAGCGTGTGGAGGGACTGCAACTCCAGGACAACCTCACGCGGATCATGCATGACTCGGCGCCGGCCTACCTTCAGGAAGGTCGCGCGCTGCTGGATGAGATGGACCTGACGGGCATCGCCCGTAGCGAATGGGATCTGGCATGGGCGGAGCTCGAACCGGTCGCGCGGCGCGAACTCGACCGCGTGATGCCGCAGATCCAGGAACTCCTGGCCGCGCAGAGGGACGAGACGCTGCTCGAGTTGCAGGAGATGCTCAGGAACAAGTTCGCTGACCGGCTGACCCTGATCGTCCAGAGCCAGGAGGAGCGGATCGGACGCGACCTGGACCTGAACGAGGAGACACTCGCACAGCTCGTGGTGAACCTGCAGGACGCCTGCCTGCTGGCCATGCAGAAGGTCGTCCAGACGCGTGTGGGGGACGTCCGCGGCGTGCTGGAGACGGTCGCCAAAGACGTGGCGTACCTACCGGCCCTGCCCCAGTCCGCGCGCGGCGACATCGTGAACGAGATGATGCTGGTCCTCACCGCCATCGTCCGGGAGCAGCTCCCCACGTACGACGACGTCGACCTCACCGCAGCGGCGCTCACAAGCGACTCGGAGCCGAAGACGCGCGAGGAACTCGAGGCCAACGCCGTCGAGCAGGCCGCCGAGGCAAGACGCCGCGTGGAGCAGGAAATGCGCAGACGGGCTGCTGCCGCCGCTGACGCCAACAGGGAGGCCGGCAATGAGTGACAACACGCCGCAGGAAGAGGTCCGCAGCATCCCCCAGGAGGTCGCAGACGACCTCGACGGGCTGGCCGCCGACGTGCATGCCATGAGCAGCCGCGCAGCACGCTCGTGGAAGATCACGGCCATCGTGTGGGTCATCCTCCTGACCGTGATCGCCAGCTACCTCTACATCCTTGTGTATCGGCCGCTGAAGAACCTCCTGACCCCGGAGACCATCGTGCAGATGGGCTTCACGGCCCTCGACTCGGCTCTGCAATCGCAGGGCGCACCCAGCCTGCAGAACCCGAAGCAGGTCGCGGACTGGGCCTCGCTGCAGGCCCGCGACGCCGCGCCGGTTCTGGTGCGCGATCTCGTGAGGCCACAACTCCAGCAGTTGATCGACGACCTCCCGCGGCATCGCATGCAGCTGACCGAGAGGTTCCGCACGGAAGGACCCGGGTGGATCAACGACGGCGTCCGGTACCTGAGGACCGACCTGGTGCCGAAAGGCCGCAAGGAGCTGCTGACCCTCGTCAACCAGAAGGCGGACGAGCTGCTTGCTCAGTTCGGCGGGCAGATCGAGGACGTCGTCGCACAGGTGATCGCCGAGACCGATCAACTGGTCACCGGCGCCGACCTGCGTGACCAGACTGCCCTCAAGGCGCGCATCGAAGCCGCCTTCGAGGAGGCTATGGGGCCGGTGCTCGACGAGGTCCTGACCGGACTCGACGAGAAGGTGTTCGCCGTCGGCGAGTTGATCGAGGAACTCGTCCAGAAGTACAGAGACGGGAACCTGACACACCAGGAGACTCTGGAGGTCCGGCTCATCCAGTTGACCCTCGCGCTGTTCGAGGGCGCACTGGACGAGATACCCACCGAGTCCAGCGAACTGCTGCAACTCAGGGAAGCCCTCCAGGACGCGGGTGTGCCGATGCTTGAGTGAGGATTCGTCCTCACACAACATGCCGGCCAGAGCACCACAGGCGTTGAAGTGGCAGGGCCGATCCGGCGGGGCAGTCCCCCGGATCGGCCCTTCTCTTTGGCCGCCCCCCTCAGCCCGCCGCACGGCGGCCCAACAGCCGGTCATACACGGCCGTCAACCTCTCCACCGCCTCGCGCACCGTCGGCTCCTGCCGCGCGCGCGCCTGTGCCTGCCGCCCGATCCGGTCCAGATCATCCCGTTCCCGCGCCGCCCGCAACAGCAGACGCGCCCACGCCTCCCCGTTGCCCGGCGGCAGCAGGAACCCGTCGACGCCGTGCCGGACGAACTCCTCCATCCCGCAGCACAGGCTGACAGCCGTCGCACGTGCGGCGGCCCGGGCCTCGAGCAGCACGTACGGCCCCCCCTCGAACCAGGACGGCATCGCCACCAGGTCGCTGGCTGCGTAGTAGAGACCCGGCCCGGCAGTCCATCCCTCGAGCGCGACGACCCCCTCCAGCCCCGCCGACCGGATGCGGGCCTGGAGCTGCGGCCGGGTCGGGCCGTCGCCGACCATCAGCACCCGCAGGGCGGCGCCCTGCCGCCTCGCCAGGGCCGTCGCCTCGATCAGCACCTCCTGGCCCTTCTGACGGCAGAACCTGCCCATCTGCAGCACGATGGTCTCGTCGCCTGCGAGGCCCAGTTCCCGGCGGGCGGCCCGCCGGTCCGGCAGGCCGGTCGCCTCCGCATCCTGCCCGTTCGGGATCACCGTCAGCTTCTGCGCAGGCAGCAGACGCCGGCGCAGCACCAGATTCTCCTGGTAGCGGCTCAGGAGCACCATGTGGTCGGTCCAGCGGGCGGCCCGCCGCTCCAGGAACAGGTAGAGCCGCTCGGAGACAGGCGCCACCCCGCGGTCGAACGGCGGCACGTGCGGCGTGTGCACCGTCGCGGCGCCCGTCAGCCGCCCCGCCAGGCGGCCCAGGAAGCCCGCCTTGGCCGAATGGGTGTGGACGATGGCGTACCGTTCGCGCCTGCACAGGGCCAGCAGCGCGCGGAACGCACGCACGTCGCTCACCGGCGCGATCCGCTTACGCATCGGCACCTCGTGCACCGGCCGGCCGGCGTTCCGCCATGGCCGCAGGCAATCGGATGCGCCGGAGATCGGCCCGGGCGGCGCCGCCACGTGCACCTCATAGCGGTCCGCAGGCAAGCCGCCCACAAGATCGCGGAGATGCCGCTCGACTCCGCCCGCCAGGGCCTCGGTCAGAAGCAGGACCCGGGGCCGGCCGTGGACCTCAGGCGACGGCATCCGGTGCTCCTTCCTCCGCCGCCCGGCGGCGCCAACCCCGGTCTCTGACCCACTCGATCAGGTAGCCCAGCTCGGGGAACCCCAGGACCTTCAGCAGCACGCCCATCACGAAGAGCCCCGCCCCCGTCGACACCCCGCAGTGCAGCAGCAGGGCCGCCGCGTAATGGAGCGTGCGCGGCGGCGTGCGCTCCACCATGCCGGTGCCCAGCGACACCACCTGCGCCCTGTACTGCTCATACGGCAGCCACCGCTGCATCCCCTGCAGCGTGCCCCACACGGCAGCGCCGACCAGTGCGCTCAGAACCGCCAGCCGCAGGGCGAAGACAACGCCTTCCCGCAGGGGCAGCACCGGCGCATGGCGTCGCAGAAGCAGGAGCAGTGCGGCGTTCTTGACCGCCCGGCTGATCGGGTAACTGAGGGCCACCCAGACGAACACCTGCAGGGGCTCCTCCATCCCCAGCACGTAGATCGGCACGACCATCAAGCCGACCTGCACGAATGCCCCCGCGATGCCCAGCAGCGTCGGCGCCCACATCCGCTGCAGGCTGAAGAACCCCTGCATGATCACGCGCTCGGCCGCGTAGACCACCAGCCCCAGCGAGAGCAGCCGCAGTGCCAGCGCGGTGTACCGCAGGTGCTCGGCGGCCCGGTCGCCGCGGTCGAACACCAACCGGCACACCGGATCGGCCAGCACGAACGTCATCACCGTCAGCGGCACGAACGCCAGGGCCAGCATACGCAGCGACCGGGTCAACACGTCGCCCAGCGTGGCCCGGTCCTTCCGCCCGGCCAGGTCGCACAGGTACGGCAGCATGGCCACCGAGAGCGCCAGGGCCACGAGTTCGGTCGGGAAGTTGACGAGCTTGCGCGCCGCCTCCATGTCCGTGAACATGCCCTCGTGCGTGAACGACTGGAAATGAACGGTCACGGCGTTCCGGTAGCAGGCGAAGAACGCCCCGACGACCAGGGGCGCGGCCAGCGCACCGAATCGCGCCATCGCCCCCGTGCGCCGGCGGCTGCGCGCCCACAGCGACAGGGAGTAGAGCAGCACGGCCGCCAGCATGATCGTCATCAGCACCAGATCCCGGTACTGCGACCCGGCCATCAGGGCGCCGGCCCCCCAGAGCGCCGCGCCCGTGCCGACCAGCAAGCCCGCCCCCCATGCCAGTTCGATCCCGACCCGCCGCGAACTCATCGCCCCGCCGGCCGGACGCAGGCGCCGCAGGCGCGCCCCCAGGCCGAACGCGCCGATCACCGCCATGGCCGCCGAACCGACGACGAACCCGGCGATCGCCGCCCGGATGCCCCACGCACCCACCCCCACGGCGAATACGGCCACCCAGAGCAGCTTCTGCGCCGCCTCGGCGGCCGCCGGCCACGCGAAGACCTTGTCGCTGTGCAGAAGGGAGCGGAAGAGCAGGAAGACCACCATCAGCACCACGCCCGGCACCAGCAGGCGCAGCATCCGCACGCCCATCTGCGCCGCCTCGGGCTCGAACCCCCGCACGAGCATGCCCGTGACCGGCCCCGCATACGCGTATACCAGGGCCGCCATCGCGCCGCACCCCAGAAGGACCACCCAGAGGACGCTCCGGGCGAATGCCCAGGCCGCCTCCTCCCCCCGCTGCAGCCGCTCCTGGGTGAACACGGGGATGAAGGCGGGCACGAGCACACCCATGGCCGGCCCGAAGATCAGGCCGTAAACGACCGCCTGAGTGGCGAAAAAGTAGGCGTCCGACGTGGCCCCCGAGCCGAAATGGCGCACCACCAGGGCCGTGATGATGTAGCCGCCGAACTTCCAGAACACCCAGAAGAACAGCACCACAAACATGGCGCGCACAATGCGGTAGGCGATGCTTCGAGGCGACCGTTCGGGAGCGGCGGCGGACTCGGGATGGGATGCCTGCATGGCAGCCTGCGGATCCAGTGGGGGTACGGGTCAAACATTCCCAGAAACCAGACGCCTCATTGTACCGGATGGGAAGGGCGCGGCTCCGGTCACTCGGCCGCCGGCGCCGCCGGTGCCTCGAACGGCTCCGGCAGGGGCTCGCGCGGCCGCGTGCGGCTGCGGACGAGCATGATGGCACCGAAGGCCGCCAGCGCCAGCGACATCACCTGGAAACCGGTCAGGCCGCCGAAGCTCTCCAGCGGCGCGTGATCGGCGCGGAAGAACTCGTTGACGAACCGCCCGCAGCCGTAGAGCACCGCGTAGAGCCACGCCACGTCTCCGTCGCGGCGGCGCCGCGTCAGCACGAAGCTGAGCACGGCGAAGAACGCCAACTCATACGCCACCTCATAGAGCTGGGTCGGGTGCAGGCGCGGGCACTCGGCCGGCACGGCGATCCCCTGCGCCTGGTAGGCCACGCTCTCGGGCGGGAACCGCACGCCGACCCACGACTCGGTCGGCCGGCCCGCGCAGCAGCCGTTCAGGAAGCATCCCACCCGCCCGAACGCATGCCCCAGCGGCACAAGGGACGCGCCCACGTCCAGCGTGCGCAGGAGCGGCAGCCGGCGTCGCCGGACCGTCAGCAGCAGGCCGACCGCCCCCCCGATGAGCCCGCCGTAGAACGTCAGCCCGCCCAGGTCCAGCCGGACGATGAGGATCGGGTTGTCCGCGTAGTGCTCCCAGTGGTGGATCACGAAGAAGACGCGCGCCCCGATGATGCCGCCCATCAGCGCGAAGACGGCGGCATCGAACATCGCCGTCGGGTCCAGCCCCATCCGCCGGGAACGCCCGCGCAGCAGCCACAGGCACAGGAGGAAGCCGCAAACGATCATGACGCCGTAGGAGGCCACGCGGAAGTGACCGCCCCACGGCAGCGGGATCTCCAGCAGGTAGGGATGCATGCGCGGCCCCTAAGAAGAGAGCGGATCGGCAGGCGTGTCGTCTGCCATCGGCATGTTGTCGATCAGGCGCGTGCCGCCCACCCGCACGGCCAGCACGGCGACGTCGTCCCTGGTCACGGTGCGGACGGGTTCCAGCGTGTCGGCGTTGACGATGTCGGCGTAATCCGTCCGCGCCAGCGGCTGCTCGTCCAGCACCTCGCGCATCGCCGCGCGCAGCGCGTCGGCATCCGTCTCACCCGACTCGAAGAGGCCGCGCGCGCGACGCAGCGCGTGCACCAGGCACAGGGCCTGCGTCCGCTCTTCCGCGCTCAGGTACACGTTTCGCGAACTCATCGCCAGGCCGTCCGACTCCCGCACCGTGGGGAGGATGCGGATCTCGGACGGCAGGTTCAGGTCACGGACCATGCGCCGGACGACGACGGTCTGCTGGAAGTCTTTGCGGCCGAAGTAGGCGCGGTCGGCCGGCGCGATGTTCAGGAGCTTGCAGACCACTGTGAGCACTCCGCGGAAATGCGTCGGGCGCGAGCGGCCCTCCAGAACGCCGGTCAGGCGTTCCTGCATCACGTACGTGGCGTAGCCGTCGGGGTACATGGCCCGGTCGGACGGGCAGAAGACGACGTCGGCGCCGGCCCGCGCGGCCGAGGCGCAGTCACCGTCCAGCGACCGGGGATAGCTGGCCAGGTCCTCGCCGGGCGCGAACTGCGTGGGGTTGACGAAGATGCTCACGACGGTGCGGTCGCATTCCGCGGCCGAGGCGCGGATCAGGCTCAGGTGCCCCTCGTGCAGCGCGCCCATGGTGGGCACGAGGCCGACGGACAGCCCGTCGGCATGCCAGCCGCGCACGACGCGCCGCATCTCGTCGGGGTCCGCAATCTTCTCCAGCGCCATGGGCGTCCTCGTCCCGGGGGGAAGACAGCTATTGTAGGAGACCCCGCCTCCCCCTTCAACGCCGCAGGGCGACGTGTTCTGGCAACAGAGCTCCGGCCGCGCCGCATGTGCCTGTCTCTGTCTCTACTCCACCCCGCCGTGCTCGCGCAGCAGGTCGGCAATATCATCGTGTCCGGCGCGGACGGCCAGGCCGGTGGGCGTACGGCCCTGAAGGTCGGTGGCGTTCACGTCCGCACCGGCCTTGAGCAGCGCCTCGACCACGGCGCGATGCCCGCCCTCCGCGGCCAGGTGCAGAGGCGTGCGACCGGCGTCGTCTCTGACGTGGGCGTCTGCCTTCGCCTGAAGCAACACCAGAACGACATCCGTGTGGCCACGCTCGGCGGCCAGGTGAAGCGCCGTGCCGCCGAGCTCATCCTTGACGTCTGCGGCAACTCCTTTGGCCAGGAGTTGCCGCCCCCCCCGGAAGGTTGCCCGAACCCGCGTTTTGATGGAGCGTCGGGGCGGCACTCTCGCCCTCCAGGAATGCGAATTCGTGGTTGATGCGATAGTGCATCCCGAGAACCTTGTCGGTCACCACCGTTCCTTCCGGGAACGACAAAGTGAAAACGTCCTCTGGAATTGGCTCGTTTACGGTTACCTCGGTCAGCCGAATATCGGCGCCGTTGCCATAGGTGACATGTGCGGGCATCCAGAGGCCAGTTCCAACTTGCTTTAGCTCCAGGACTTTGTATGAGTGTCCGTCGACGATATCCCCAGTAGCGAAGTCGCGGACTTCGCGCTTCACGCACGCAAATCCCCGACCGGGATCGAGCCATAGCTTCACAGGATAGCCAGGGAAGTCAGCATCCGGATTGCGACTCACCCGCCCTTCCAGCACATAACATGTTCGCCCGTCGACCGTGTCGGTGCCGGCGAGTCTCAGCCAGTCGTGCGCTATCACGGTTTCCCACGTCTCTTGGTAGCAGTAAAGAGCAAAATCCGAAACTACCTCGTTTGTGACAAACGCTCGGAAGTCAACGCCTGGGCTGATCCAACCATTAGGGTGCCCACGTTCCCGAACCTGCAGACTCGTGCTGACTGAACCGTTAAATGCCCATGCTCGCCTCTCCGGCAGGTCACCTTCTTCCTGGCGTGTCTCCAGCAGACGCTTGTCCGACGTATAAGGATTGCGCGCGGATGGTTCGGCATCCCTGCTCCAGGCCCAGGTGTAGGCCCCCGCCGGGACGCCCTGCCAGTGGATATGGACGTAGCCTTCGGGATCTCTCTCCACGGTCCGGACTTTGTCGAGATCGCTGTAGCTTACCGTGTAGGCTGCTCGAATGGAGTGCAATGAAGATCGCGCTGACAATACACCCTCTGCTACATCGTCGAATGTGCTCCGGGTCTGCCCAAGCCCGGACGCGGCGGGCTGCAGTACAACCGCCGCTCCCACCGTCAACCCGACGCCCACTATCCCGATGGCGGCCACCCTCGTGAAGCTCAGGGCAGAGAGCACGGAACCGCCCCCGGGCCCCTTGTTCGCCGCCGCTCCGCCGAGGCCCGCCAGCACGGCCGCCGCGAACGTGCTGCCCGGGGCCGTGGTGGAGAGCGTTTCGTCCACCACCGATGCCAGCCTGGCCCTGACCATGCCGCGGGCGCGCATGAGCCGGCTCTTCACGGCGGCACGCGAGATCCCCATGGTCTGCGCCACCCGGCGGACGGAGTGACGTTCGCGATAGTAGAGGATCAGGGGGACCCGGCACGTCTCGGGTATCTGGCGCACGGCGTCCCACACGAGGCGCTCGTGCTCCCTCGCCGCCGCCTCTTCGTCCGGCCCGGGGAGCCGAGACTCGACGGCGCGCGCCTGCTCGAGGGACGCCGCCCCGGCGACGGGGTCACACTGCCGGCGCCGTATGTGGTCGGTGGCCAGGTTGCGTGCGATGGTGCAGAGCCAGGCACGGAGCGCGCCGGGTTCGCGTACCGAGCCGAGCCGCTGCCAGGCCCTCAGGAAGGTCTCCTGCGCCAGGTCCTCGCTCGCGGCCAGGTCGCCGGTGCCGCTGTAGATGATCGCGCATATGAGCGACTGGTAACGCCGCACGATCCGCCCGAACGCCTCGTGATCGCCCTTCAGGGACGCCTTCAGCAGCTTCGCATCGCCCGCCATTGTCGTCTGCTCCTGCCCCGAACGCGGCGGCTCCGGCCGCCTTCATCATACAAGACGTCTGCTGCAGCGGAACGGTTAGATAAAAAAAGGGCGCTTTTGGGCTCCGACCGGTGCCGCAGCGGGGTGCCCGCCGCCGGTGGCCGTGGTATAATGAAGGGTTTGGGGAACCCTCCCTGGCCCGTTCCGAGAGAAGACCGACGCGCGATGGATGATCGTGGCTACATACGCGCCCGCGGCGTGCGGGTGCATAACCTGAAGGACATCGACGTGGACGTGCCGAAGGGGCGCTACGTCGCCGTGACGGGCGTGAGCGGCAGCGGCAAGTCCAGCCTGGCGCTGGACACGCTCTACGCCGAGGGGCAGCGGCGCTACGTGGAGTCCTTCAGCGCCTACGCCCGGCAGTTCCTCGAGCGCATGGACAAGCCGGACGTCGACAAGGTCGAGAACATCCCCCCCGCCATTGCGATCGAACAGAAGAACCCCGTCAAGAACCGCCGCTCGACCGTGGGCACCGCCACGGAGCTGAACGATTACCTGCGCCTGCTCTGGGCCCGCGTCGGCCACGTCTTCTGCCCAAAGTGCGGGCAGGAGATCCAGGCGTACCCTGTCGCACGGGTCGTGGACGAGGCGGCCTCCCTGCCCGCCGGCACGCGGTTCCTCGTCGCCTTCCCCCTGGCCCTGTCCGAGCGCATGGGCGCCGAGGAGCAGGTGGCGCGCATCCGGGAGATGGGGTTCGTGCGCCTGCGGCTCGACGGCCGGGTGGTCGACATCGCGGCCGAGTCCCCGCCGGACCTGGGCACCGAGGCCGAGGTCGTCGTGGACCGGCTGGTGGCCTCGCCCGACGCCGCCGGGCTGCGCGAGCGCCTGGCGGAGGCCGTCGAGACCTGCTACCGGTTCGGCTCCGGGCGCTGCCGCCTGCACGTGCCGGGCGGCGAGGGCCGGGAGTTCACGAACATGCTCCGCTGCGGCGACTGCGGCGTGCAGATGCCCACGCCGAGTCCGCAGCTCTTCTCGTTCAACAGCCCGCTGGGCGCGTGCAAGGCGTGCTCCGGCTACGGGGCGACGATCGCCATCAGCCGCGACCGCGTCGTGCCGGACCCGCGGCGGACGCTTCGCGACGGCGCGGTGGCCCCCTGGATGACCGACTCCACCCGCGAATGCCTGGATCAGCTCCTGGAGGGCGCCCCCCGCGCGGGCATCCCCCTGGACGTGCCCTGGCAGGACCTGGAGGAGTGGCAGCGGGAGGCGGTCTTCGCGGGCACCGACGACTTCTACGGTGTGATGGACTTCTTCGACTGGATGGAGACGAGGAAGTACAGGCTGCACGTGCGCGTTCTGCTGAGCCGATACCGGAGCTACGTGCCCTGCGCGGCGTGCGGCGGAACGCGCCTGCAGCCGGAGGCGCTGGCGGTGCGGGTGGGCGGGCTGAACATCGCCGAAGTCAGCGCCATGAGCGTCGAACGGGCCGAGGAGTTCTTCCGGAACGAAATCGTGCTGGCTCCGCACGAGGAGCAGGTGGGCGGCCTGCTGCTGACGGAGATACGCAGCCGCCTGGACTGCCTGGTGCGCATCGGCCTGGGCTACCTGACACTCGACCGCCACACCCGCACCCTGAGCGGCGGCGAGATGCAGCGCGTGAACCTGACCACCAGCCTGGGCTCGACCCTCGTCAACACACTCTACGTCCTCGATGAGCCCAGCATCGGCCTGCACGCCCGCGACGCGGACCGGCTGATCGGCATCCTGACCGAACTGCGCGACCGCGGCAACACCGTGATGGTCGTCGAGCACGACCGCCGCATCATCGAGGCCGCAGACCACGTGATCGACGTCGGCCCGGGCGCCGGAGACCGGGGCGGCGAGGTGGTCTACACCGGGCCACTGCAGGGCCTGGCGGGCTGCGAGGCGTCCGTGACCGGTGCCTACCTGCGGGAGGAGCTGTCCATCCCTGTGCCCGCCCGGCGCCGCCGGCCGGGCCGCGAGCGGCTGCGGCTGAAGGGCGCCCGCGAACACAACCTGAAGGACCTCACCGTGGAGTTCCCGCTGGGCCTTCTTCTGTGCGTCACCGGCGTCAGCGGCAGCGGCAAGAGCAGCCTCGTCCGCGACACGCTCTACGGCGCGATCAAACGGCTCAAACCCGGGGGCTACGCCGAGACCGTCGGAGAGCATGACCGCCTGGACGGCGCCGATCTGGTGGACGATGCCATCCTGGTCGACCAGAGCCCCATCGGGGCCACGCCACGATCCAACCCCGCGACCTACATCAAGGCGTTCGACCACATCCGGCAGCTCTTCGCGGCCACACGGGACGCACGCATCCGGAACCTGGGCCCGGGCGCGTTCTCCTTCAACACCCCCGGCGGCCGCTGCGAAGCCTGCGAAGGCGCCGGCAGCATCCGCGTGGACATGCAGTTCCTGGCCGACGTCTACGTGCCGTGCGACCGCTGCGAGGGGCGGCGCTTCCACAAGGACATCCTGGCGGTGGAGTACCGCGGCCGATCCATCCACGACGTGCTCCAGATGACGGCCAATCAGGCTCTGGCGTTCTTCAAGGAGCACCGGCAGCTCACGGCGCGCCTGCGCCGCCTCTGCGACACCGGGCTGGGCTACATCCGGCTCGGTCAGCCGGCCACGACGCTCTCCGGCGGCGAGGCCCAGCGACTCAAGCTGGCCGCGCACATGGCCGCAGGAACGAAGGACCGCTACCTCTTCCTGTTCGACGAACCCACCGTCGGGCTGCACCCCGACGACATCCGGAAGCTGCTCTCCTGCTTCCTGGCTCTGGTCGACGCCGGCCATTCGGTTCTGGTCGTGGAGCACAACCTGGACGTGATCAAGTACGCCGACTACGTCATCGACCTGGGCCCGGAGCCGGGCGCACAGGGGGGGGAGGTGGTCGTGGCCGGCACGCCCGAGCAGGTCGCCGCCTGCCCGAAGAGCCACACGGGCCGCTTCCTGCGCGCGGTCCTTCGCCCCGGTCCGAAGCGGACCGGCCGCTGAGCGCCGCCCCGCCCGAGTGGGATGCGACGGTTGCGCCGGGCCTCGGCTTTGCCGCATACTGCGGGTCTACATTCGCGGGAGAACACGCCGTGACCAAGAAGGCCGTCATCCTGGCGCGCGGGCTCGGCACGCGCATGCAGAAGGCGCAGGACGGAGTCGAACTGGACGTCGAGCGCGCCGCCCTGGCCCGGAAGGGCCTGAAAGTCCTCATGTCGCTGCACGGGCGGCCGATGGTCGACTACGCCGTCGACCGGCTCGTCCGGGCGGGCGTCGACCGCATCTGCCTGGTCATCGCGCCCGAGGCGGACCAGATGCGCGCGCACGCCGACCGCCTCTCCCGGCAGGCGGGCATCCGCGTCGGCTGGGCGGTCCAGGACGAGCCGCGGGGGACCGCCGACGCGGTCCTGGCCGCCGAGGCGTTCGCGGGAGACGACCCCTTCGTGGTCTGCAACGGCGACAACCTGTACCCTCCGGACACCATGGCGCGCCTGGTCGCCCTCGACGGAGACGAGTGCTGCGTGGCGGCCTTCGAGCGCGAGGCGCTCCACCGCAAGGGCAACATCGCTCCGGAACGGCTCAGGAGCATGGCCGTCGTGCAGGCCACGCCGGACGGGCGGCTTCTGCGCATCGTGGAGAAGCCCCCTGACCCGGAACGCTATGCCGTCGACGGCCAGGTCTGGGCGAACATGAACCTCTACCGATTCACGCCGGCCGTCTTCGACGCCTGCCGCAGCATCGAGCCGCACCCGGAACGCAAGGAGTACGAGCTGACCGCAGCGGTGGAACGGCTCCGCGCGGCTGCGCCCCAGGCGTTCCGCGTCCTGTTCAGCGACGGAGGCGTGC from Candidatus Brocadiaceae bacterium encodes the following:
- a CDS encoding citrate lyase acyl carrier protein, with the protein product MSDNTPQEEVRSIPQEVADDLDGLAADVHAMSSRAARSWKITAIVWVILLTVIASYLYILVYRPLKNLLTPETIVQMGFTALDSALQSQGAPSLQNPKQVADWASLQARDAAPVLVRDLVRPQLQQLIDDLPRHRMQLTERFRTEGPGWINDGVRYLRTDLVPKGRKELLTLVNQKADELLAQFGGQIEDVVAQVIAETDQLVTGADLRDQTALKARIEAAFEEAMGPVLDEVLTGLDEKVFAVGELIEELVQKYRDGNLTHQETLEVRLIQLTLALFEGALDEIPTESSELLQLREALQDAGVPMLE
- a CDS encoding glycosyltransferase family 4 protein; its protein translation is MPSPEVHGRPRVLLLTEALAGGVERHLRDLVGGLPADRYEVHVAAPPGPISGASDCLRPWRNAGRPVHEVPMRKRIAPVSDVRAFRALLALCRRERYAIVHTHSAKAGFLGRLAGRLTGAATVHTPHVPPFDRGVAPVSERLYLFLERRAARWTDHMVLLSRYQENLVLRRRLLPAQKLTVIPNGQDAEATGLPDRRAARRELGLAGDETIVLQMGRFCRQKGQEVLIEATALARRQGAALRVLMVGDGPTRPQLQARIRSAGLEGVVALEGWTAGPGLYYAASDLVAMPSWFEGGPYVLLEARAAARATAVSLCCGMEEFVRHGVDGFLLPPGNGEAWARLLLRAARERDDLDRIGRQAQARARQEPTVREAVERLTAVYDRLLGRRAAG
- a CDS encoding oligosaccharide flippase family protein, whose protein sequence is MQASHPESAAAPERSPRSIAYRIVRAMFVVLFFWVFWKFGGYIITALVVRHFGSGATSDAYFFATQAVVYGLIFGPAMGVLVPAFIPVFTQERLQRGEEAAWAFARSVLWVVLLGCGAMAALVYAYAGPVTGMLVRGFEPEAAQMGVRMLRLLVPGVVLMVVFLLFRSLLHSDKVFAWPAAAEAAQKLLWVAVFAVGVGAWGIRAAIAGFVVGSAAMAVIGAFGLGARLRRLRPAGGAMSSRRVGIELAWGAGLLVGTGAALWGAGALMAGSQYRDLVLMTIMLAAVLLYSLSLWARSRRRTGAMARFGALAAPLVVGAFFACYRNAVTVHFQSFTHEGMFTDMEAARKLVNFPTELVALALSVAMLPYLCDLAGRKDRATLGDVLTRSLRMLALAFVPLTVMTFVLADPVCRLVFDRGDRAAEHLRYTALALRLLSLGLVVYAAERVIMQGFFSLQRMWAPTLLGIAGAFVQVGLMVVPIYVLGMEEPLQVFVWVALSYPISRAVKNAALLLLLRRHAPVLPLREGVVFALRLAVLSALVGAAVWGTLQGMQRWLPYEQYRAQVVSLGTGMVERTPPRTLHYAAALLLHCGVSTGAGLFVMGVLLKVLGFPELGYLIEWVRDRGWRRRAAEEGAPDAVA
- the lgt gene encoding prolipoprotein diacylglyceryl transferase; its protein translation is MHPYLLEIPLPWGGHFRVASYGVMIVCGFLLCLWLLRGRSRRMGLDPTAMFDAAVFALMGGIIGARVFFVIHHWEHYADNPILIVRLDLGGLTFYGGLIGGAVGLLLTVRRRRLPLLRTLDVGASLVPLGHAFGRVGCFLNGCCAGRPTESWVGVRFPPESVAYQAQGIAVPAECPRLHPTQLYEVAYELAFFAVLSFVLTRRRRDGDVAWLYAVLYGCGRFVNEFFRADHAPLESFGGLTGFQVMSLALAAFGAIMLVRSRTRPREPLPEPFEAPAAPAAE
- a CDS encoding pantoate--beta-alanine ligase, whose product is MALEKIADPDEMRRVVRGWHADGLSVGLVPTMGALHEGHLSLIRASAAECDRTVVSIFVNPTQFAPGEDLASYPRSLDGDCASAARAGADVVFCPSDRAMYPDGYATYVMQERLTGVLEGRSRPTHFRGVLTVVCKLLNIAPADRAYFGRKDFQQTVVVRRMVRDLNLPSEIRILPTVRESDGLAMSSRNVYLSAEERTQALCLVHALRRARGLFESGETDADALRAAMREVLDEQPLARTDYADIVNADTLEPVRTVTRDDVAVLAVRVGGTRLIDNMPMADDTPADPLSS
- a CDS encoding ankyrin repeat domain-containing protein, translated to MPPRRSIKTRVRATFRGGRQLLAKGVAADVKDELGGTALHLAAERGHTDVVLVLLQAKADAHVRDDAGRTPLHLAAEGGHRAVVEALLKAGADVNATDLQGRTPTGLAVRAGHDDIADLLREHGGVE